One Diadema setosum chromosome 8, eeDiaSeto1, whole genome shotgun sequence genomic window carries:
- the LOC140232223 gene encoding transmembrane protein 272-like, with protein sequence MSVDPEKGEVPAATGGGGAPPPFEMETNQASPPSYSSLFGELQNVKKENPAPASFMKAFYSVVANTIGMTIMLGILNGIQIAMIVIGSLYLYDCPAQRLIPIYLIVEGSFFIVKSIFDLKARIQRQKLPAEEQQEYKPPLWERIITRTVGTFLFAFFICGNVWTYSIYRPNSLDPSAADYCHRTLYDFAFWNITGTYIIIAVFQCCCLTACFIACCACCGAAAAGKKKEEEAQ encoded by the exons ATGAGTGTG GACCCAGAAAAGGGCGAGGTGCCAGCTGCGACCGGTGGTGGCGGTGCGCCCCCACCGTTCGAAATGGAGACAAATCAAG CTTCACCGCCGTCTTACTCGTCACTGTTTGGTGAACTCCAGAATGTCAAGAAAGAAAACCCCGCTCCAGCCAGCTTTATGAAAGCTTTCTACTCCGTCGTAGCCAACACAA TTGGCATGACAATTATGCTGGGCATTCTGAACGGAATCCAAATCGCCATGATTGTGATTG GGTCGCTCTACCTCTATGATTGCCCCGCCCAACGACTGATCCCCATCTACCTGATAGTTGAGGGCTCCTTCTTCATCGTGAAAAGTATCTTTGACCTGAAAGCCCGCATCCAGCGCCAGAAGCTACCAGCCGAGGAGCAGCAGGAATACAAGCCGCCGCTCTGGGAGAGGATCATCACGCGGACCGTGGGCACGTTTCTCTTTGCCTTCTTCATCTGCG GGAACGTGTGGACGTACAGCATCTACAGACCAAACTCGTTAGACCCGAGTGCAGCGGACTACTGCCATCGAACGCTGTACGATTTCGCTTTCTGGAACATCACCGGCACGTACATCATCATAGCGGTTTTCCAGTGCTGCTGCCTTACGGCCTGTTTCATTGCCTGCTGCGCCTGCTGCGGCGCTGCTGCTGCTggaaagaagaaggaggaggaggcgcAATAG